The Strigops habroptila isolate Jane unplaced genomic scaffold, bStrHab1.2.pri NW_022045589.1_ctg1, whole genome shotgun sequence genome includes a region encoding these proteins:
- the LOC115602943 gene encoding sodium/glucose cotransporter 2-like, with amino-acid sequence MGEHWSVSGGHWRSILFCTAPYCLSLLVHTGPYRSVPVHTGPYCSVLVHTVPHQSVPVCNGLYCSSGLYCSILVHTGPYQSLLAHTGPYLSVLFCTVLLHTSPYQSILVRNGPYWSILVRTALYQSVLLCTGPYRSILVRTGPYWSVLVGTGPCWRPQVIVQRCLAARSLGHVRAGCVVCGYLKVLPMFLMVLPGMAARVLFPEVVGCADPQGCRRACGTPAGCSNVAYPRLVLHLLPPGLRGLMLAVVLAALMSSLASIFSSAGALFTFDIYQRLRPRAGPRQLLMAGRLWVLVMLGLSLAWLPVVEAARGGQLFDYMQAITSYLAPPVAAVFFLAVFVPRVNEPGAFWGLMGGLGLGLARLVPEFMLGTGSCGSPGRCPPFICGLHYLHFAALLFLVTGIIVIAVSLCSPPIPRQHLHRLVFSLRHSQEPRIDLDQEEPKDGAGGVQLQDVQAEPWGQGAEPPSHGSWTPEDPVWKRVVDINALILMAVSVFLWGYFA; translated from the exons aTGGGGGAGCACTGGTCTGTCAGTGGGGGCCATTGGCGGTCCATACTGTTCTGTACTGCTCCGTACTGCTTG TCCttactggtccatactggtccataccGGTCTGTACcggtccatactggtccatactgtTCTGTACTGGTCCATACTGTTCCACACCAGTCCGTACCGGTCTGTAATGGTCTGTACTGTTCCAGTGGTCTGTACTGCTCCATATTGGTACATACCGGTCCGTACCAGTCCTTACTGgcccatactggtccatacttGTCTGTACTGTTCTGTACTGTTCTGCTCCATACCAGTCCGTACCAGTCCATACTGGTCCGTAATGGTCCgtactggtccatactggtccgTACTGCTCTGTACCAGTCCGTACTGCTCTGTACCGGTCCATACCGGTCCATACTGGTCCGTACCGGTCCGTACTGGTCTGTACTGGTCGGTACCGGCCCGTGCTGGCGCCCGCAGGTGATCGTGCAGCGCTGCCTGGCCGCGCGCTCCCTGGGCCACGTCCGCGCCGGCTGCGTCGTGTGCGGGTACCTCAAAGTGCTGCCCATGTTCCTCATGGTGCTGCCCGGCATGGCCGCCCGCGTGCTCTTCCCGG AGGTTGTGGGGTGCGCGGACCCCCAGGGCTGCCGCCGCGCCTGCGGGACCCCCGCGGGCTGCTCCAACGTGGCCTATCCCCGCCTGGTGCTGCACCTCCTGCCCCCCG GCCTGCGCGGGCTGATGCTGGCCGTGGTCCTGGCCGCCCTCATGTCCTCCCTCGCCTCCATCTTCTCCAGCGCCGGAGCCCTCTTCACCTTCGACATCTACCAGCGCCTGCGGCCCCGCGCCGGGCCCCGGCAGCTCCTCATGGCCGGAAG gctgtgggtgctggtgaTGTTGGGGCTGAGCCTGGCCTGGCTGCCGGTGGTGGaggcggcgcggggggggcaGCTCTTTGACTACATGCAGGCCATCACCAGCTACTTGGCTCCCCCCGTGGCCGCCGTCTTCTTCCTCGCCGTCTTCGTCCCCCGCGTCAACGAGCCC GGTGCCTTTTGGGGGCTGATGGGGGGCCTGGGGCTAGGCCTGGCCCGTCTGGTGCCTGAGTTCATGCTGGGGACGGGCAGTTGTGGGTCCCCCGGGCGCTGCCCCCCCTTCATCTGTGGCCTCCATTACCTGCACTTTGctgccctcctcttcctcgTCACCGGCATCATCGTCATCGCCGTGTCCCTGTGTTCCCCCCCCATCCCGCGACAGCAT CTCCACCGGTTGGTGTTCAGCCTTCGCCATAGCCAGGAGCCACGCATTGACCTTGACCAAGAGGAGCCCaaggatggggctgggggtgtcCAGCTCCAGG ATGTGCAGGCAGAGCCATGGGGCCAAGGGGCGGAGCCACCCAGCCATGGGTCCTGGACCCCCGAAGACCCAGTGTGGAAGCGGGTGGTGGACATCAACGCCCTGATCCTGATGGCCGTCAGTGTGTTCCTCTGGGGGTACTTTGCATAG